A section of the Malus sylvestris chromosome 17, drMalSylv7.2, whole genome shotgun sequence genome encodes:
- the LOC126610131 gene encoding protein ANTAGONIST OF LIKE HETEROCHROMATIN PROTEIN 1-like produces MDRMTFGILCDLLRQDGRVKTDGLVSVEEHVCMTLQILAHHTKNRSVGGRFYRSGETISRYFNSVLQGILRLQGTLLKVPQPVPIDSTDARWRCFKNCLGALDGTHIDVHVPEIDKPRYRTRKGRVATNVLGVCSGDMQFIYVFPGWEGSASDSRVLHDAISRPNGFKVPAGCYYLVDGGYTNGEGFLAPYRGIPYHLSEWEGRTPSNKEEYFNMKHSKARNVIERCFGLLKGRWSILRSPSFYPIRTQGRIITACCLLHNLIRQEMSVDPMENLPIIEDGQNTEEGEYVGSVQTSDQWTAMRNDMAQEMYNEWRAIRNQQPN; encoded by the exons atggatagaatgacttttggcatattatgcgacttacttcgtcaagatgggagggtaaaaactgatggtttggtgtctgtagaggaacatgtgtgtatgactttacaaatattagcacatcatactaagaatcgtagtgttggcggtagattttataggtcgggagagactataagtaggtatttcaatagcgtattgcaaggaattttgcgattacaaggtaccctactaaaagtcccccagcctgtgcctattgattctacagatgctaggtggcgatgttttaag aattgcttgggagcattggatggaacacacattgatgtgcatgtacctgaaattgacaaaccaagataccgaacaagaaagggtcgagtcgcaactaatgtgttaggtgtgtgttcaggagatatgcagttcatatatgtgtttccggGGTGGGAGGGTTCCGCATCAGACTCTAGAGTGCTACATGATGCGATTAGTAGgcctaatggttttaaggtaccagcgg gttgttattaccttgtagatggtggttatacaaatggtgaaggattccttgcaccctatagaggaataccttatcatttatctgaatgggagggacgaacaccttctaataaggaagaatattttaacatgaagcattctaaggcaaggaatgtaattgaacgctgttttggcttgctaaaaggaaggtggtcgatactaaggagtccatctttctatccgataaggacacaaggtcgaataattaccgcttgttgcctactacacaatcttattaggcaagagatgtcagtagatccaatggagaatttgccaataatagaagatggacaaaatacagaagaaggtgaatatgttggtagtgTTCAAACATCGGACCAGTGGACTGCAATGAGGAATGATATGGCTCAGGAAATGTATAAtgagtggagagcaattaggaaccagcaaccgaactag